Below is a window of Tolypothrix bouteillei VB521301 DNA.
CAAGGGTATCAAGAAACGCTTGCCACTCTTCCATCTCATGAGGAGGGACTTGCATTCCTACAACAATTCGTCCGTAATCTGACCCATTATTGCGGTAATGAAACAAACTAATATTCCAGTCGGGACTCATAGAACTGACAAATTTCATCAACGCACCGGGACGTTCGGGAAACTCAAAACGGTAGAGTAATTCGTTTTGTGCGAGGGAAGATCGCCCACCTACCATATGTCGCAAGTGCAATTTGGTAAGTTCGTCATCCGTTAAGTCAAAGGTTTTAAACCCACAACCGTTAAAAGTTACAAGCATCTTTGCTGCATCGGCGCGGTTTTCAATTTGCACGCCTACAAAAATGTGTGCTTCCTTATCATCGGCAATGCGATAATTAAACTCTGTCAGATTGCGTCTTCCCATACATTCACAAAACTTGCGGAGGCTGCCTCGTTCTTCAGGAATGGTGACAGCAAAGATAGCTTCACGGCGTTCGCCTAGCTCTGCTCGTTCTGCTACAAAGCGGAGGCGATCGAAGTTCATGTTAGCACCGCAAGCAACAGGAATTAATGTTTGTCCCTGGATTTGTTCCCTTTCTACATAGGCTTTGGCTGCAGCGATCGCCAACGCACCTGCGGGTTCTAAAATAGAGCGCGTATCCTCAAACACATCTTTAATGGCCGCACAAGTATCATCTGTATCAACCAAAATAATGTCATCCACATACTGCTGACACAAACTAAAAGTTTCTTCACCCACTTGTCGCACTGCAACACCATCTGCAAATAAACCCACTTGGGGTAAGCGTACCCGCTCTCCGGCTTTCAACGATTGATGCATGGCATCAGCGTCAACTGGTTCAACACCAATAATTTTAATTTCCGGACGTATCCGTTTTACATATGCTGCAATTCCAGAAATTAATCCTCCCCCTCCAATTGCCACAAAAATGGCATGGATGGGTTGCTGGCATTGCCGTAAAATCTCCATTCCAATAGTACCCTGTCCTGCAATTACATAGGGATCGTCAAAAGGGTGAATAAAAGTCAGCCCTTTTTCTATCTCTAATTGACGGGCAAAAGCATAAGCATCATCGTAGGTGTCTCCATGCAACACTACTTCCCCCCCACGGGCTTTAACTGCATCTACTTTCACCTGGGGTGTGGTGACTGGCATAACGATAATAGCCCGCGTACCCAGCTTCCGCGCACCAAGGGCTACACCTTGGGCATGATTTCCTGCAGACGCAGCAATGACACCTTGTGCCAGCATATCCGGTGGCAGATTTGCCAT
It encodes the following:
- the ilvA gene encoding threonine ammonia-lyase, biosynthetic, with protein sequence MLCDYLQLILTARVYDVAQETPLEYAPNLSARLNNKVLLKREDMQSVFSFKLRGAYNKMANLPPDMLAQGVIAASAGNHAQGVALGARKLGTRAIIVMPVTTPQVKVDAVKARGGEVVLHGDTYDDAYAFARQLEIEKGLTFIHPFDDPYVIAGQGTIGMEILRQCQQPIHAIFVAIGGGGLISGIAAYVKRIRPEIKIIGVEPVDADAMHQSLKAGERVRLPQVGLFADGVAVRQVGEETFSLCQQYVDDIILVDTDDTCAAIKDVFEDTRSILEPAGALAIAAAKAYVEREQIQGQTLIPVACGANMNFDRLRFVAERAELGERREAIFAVTIPEERGSLRKFCECMGRRNLTEFNYRIADDKEAHIFVGVQIENRADAAKMLVTFNGCGFKTFDLTDDELTKLHLRHMVGGRSSLAQNELLYRFEFPERPGALMKFVSSMSPDWNISLFHYRNNGSDYGRIVVGMQVPPHEMEEWQAFLDTLGYRYWDESQNPAYKLFLG